A segment of the Candidatus Syntrophosphaera sp. genome:
AGCAATTGGTCGATCTCAGGCAAGCTGCGCCGCCCTTTGACCGTCCGGAAAGTGATCAGCGGCTTGCCCAGGGCGCTGCAATCCGCCAGCAGCGAACTGGTGTCTCCGATCACGACGTCCGCCAGCAGTATGTAAGGAATGAGGTCGGCCCCGCGGACAAAGCAAACCCCGGGAGTGGAGCGGATGTTTTTCCTGTATTCCCGGTCCGTCCAGGGATGGATGGTGGCCAGGATGTTGTAGCGGGGGGTCAGTTCGGCCAATCTGTCATGCCAGTGGCGCAGCGCGGACATTCCGCTTTTGTCCCAAGTGGCGGTGAAAAGGAGGGTGGGCCTATGGGGATCGAGCTTCAGTTCCCTGCGCAGGCCGGTTATGGCGTCCTCTGGAAGAGAACCGTTGAAAACCGGATCCAGGCGGGGAAAACCGACCGCCTTGCCGACCTTGACGCCGATCTCTTCGGCCGCGGCCAGATCCGCCTGGCTGGTGAAGAGATAGAGGTCGAATTGGTTGTAGTTGGCAGCTTTGGAAAGGCGTTTGAAGTGGTAGGCGCCGTGCCGCAGGCCGATCCTGAGCATCCTGGAGCAGGGGAATTTATGGGTGGCGTGGCGGCACATGACCAGCGCCCGGGGAAAGATCAGGCCGCGTCTGGCCTCGATCCCCAAGTTCCGCAAAGCCTGCCTGACCTTGGGATCGGAGGCAATGTAGGTGACATCGGGGAGGTGTTTGCGCACAGGCTCGAAGCAGTGAAAATCGACCATCTCCGCGCAGTAGAAAGCAAGTTGCGGCTGTTTGCCGAAGCGTTGGGCGATCCGCCACAGCAGTGAATACGGAAGCGAAAACAGAGTGCCGCTGAGGACCATGTCAGGCCTGGCCCTTTTTCTTCAGATATGTTGCCAGTCCTCTGGCGATGAGGGATTCAACGGGCAGATTTTCCTTAACGAAGGTCCAATCTCCATTTCTAGCCGTGAAATATCCTTCCGCCTTGACGATCACGTTGATCCCAAAATGCAGGGCCTGGAACTCAAAGAGGCAGAATCCCCCCTCCCGGGTTCCGACATCGAGGGACAAGAAGGGTGTGTCCAACTTTTCATAGATTTCCCGGGCATAATTCAGCAGAGCGGGATCGGGAACGGTTGAAAAAGTGAACTTTTTGGCCCCGCTGGCCCGGAAATCGCCTTTTCTGGTGAGGCGCTTGGAGACATAGTAGCGCTCGCCGAAGATGATCACGCGGTGGTCGTATTTGAGATCGGGGACAAATTCCTGCAGGATAAAAGGGATCTCCGGCGTCTTGTAGTCGATATAGGCATCCGTATCCTGTTTCCCGGTCAGACCCGGATAGTGGGGGAACACTTTGCTGTTCCGCAACAGCCTGCGGCGAAGGAAATCAAGCTTCATAGGGAGCGGTGCTCCCCGCTCCAGCTTCCTGATCCGGCGGAGCAATTCAGTTTCAGCGGCAATCAGGAAAACACCCCGGCTGTTGGAACCCTGCCTGGTTTTAAGCACCACGGGATAATTGATCTGGTAGGAAGGCAATTCCCTCTTGCTGCTGAGATAGATTGACCAGAGGCTGGAAATCTCCGTTCTTTGGGCATGGATCTGGGCAAAGCCCTTGTTTTCGTGGCAGCGCAGTAATTCGTAGGAAGGGATGACGGTCTTGCCAGAGTCTTGCAGGGCTGAGACCAGATCGTGGATGTATAGCCTGAGGTTTTCACGTTGGCTGAAAGTGTAGAATACCACATCCCGGGTCAGGTCCTGAGTGGAATTGACGACCTCGTGGAAACCGTGCTCTTCAGCTTCGATACCCAATT
Coding sequences within it:
- a CDS encoding CDP-glycerol glycerophosphotransferase family protein, encoding MVLSGTLFSLPYSLLWRIAQRFGKQPQLAFYCAEMVDFHCFEPVRKHLPDVTYIASDPKVRQALRNLGIEARRGLIFPRALVMCRHATHKFPCSRMLRIGLRHGAYHFKRLSKAANYNQFDLYLFTSQADLAAAEEIGVKVGKAVGFPRLDPVFNGSLPEDAITGLRRELKLDPHRPTLLFTATWDKSGMSALRHWHDRLAELTPRYNILATIHPWTDREYRKNIRSTPGVCFVRGADLIPYILLADVVIGDTSSLLADCSALGKPLITFRTVKGRRSLPEIDQLLSQISLRIKSFEELPAAVDRLLKEPKLLKQGQSEANRVMFDELDGKAGERAAAEILKLLGEPK